A window from Sphingobium sp. EM0848 encodes these proteins:
- the groL gene encoding chaperonin GroEL (60 kDa chaperone family; promotes refolding of misfolded polypeptides especially under stressful conditions; forms two stacked rings of heptamers to form a barrel-shaped 14mer; ends can be capped by GroES; misfolded proteins enter the barrel where they are refolded when GroES binds) has protein sequence MAAKDVKFSRDARERILRGVDILADAVKVTLGPKGRNVVIDKSFGAPRITKDGVSVAKEIELKDKFENMGAQMVREVASKTNDIAGDGTTTATVLAQAIVREGMKSVAAGMNPMDLKRGIDLAVSKVVEDIKARSKPVAGSNEVAQVGIISANGDVEVGQKIAEAMDRVGKEGVITVEEAKGLDFELDVVEGMQFDRGYLSPYFITNPEKMAVELADPYILIHEKKLSNLQSILPILEAVVQSGRPLLIIAEDIEGEALATLVVNKLRGGLKVAAVKAPGFGDRRKAMLEDIAVLTKGEVISEDLGIKLENVTLGMLGTAKRVTIDKDNTTIVDGAGDAEAIKGRTEQIRAQIETTTSDYDREKLQERLAKLAGGVAVIKVGGATEVEVKERKDRVDDALHATRAAVEEGIVPGGGTALLYATKALEGLKGSNDDQTRGIDIIRKAIEAPLRQIAQNAGVDGAVVAGNLLRENDETKGFNAATDTYENLVAAGVIDPTKVVRAALQDAASVAGLLITTEATIAELPADDKAPMGMPGGGMGGMGGMDF, from the coding sequence ATGGCTGCAAAAGACGTAAAATTCTCCCGCGACGCCCGTGAGCGCATTCTGCGCGGCGTCGACATCCTGGCCGACGCGGTCAAGGTGACGCTGGGTCCGAAGGGCCGCAACGTCGTCATCGACAAGAGCTTCGGCGCGCCCCGCATCACCAAGGACGGTGTTTCGGTCGCCAAGGAAATCGAACTGAAGGACAAGTTCGAGAATATGGGCGCCCAGATGGTCCGCGAAGTCGCTTCGAAGACCAACGACATCGCCGGTGACGGCACCACCACCGCGACCGTTCTGGCTCAGGCCATCGTGCGCGAAGGCATGAAGTCGGTTGCCGCCGGCATGAACCCGATGGACCTGAAGCGCGGCATCGACCTCGCTGTCTCGAAGGTCGTCGAGGACATCAAGGCCCGCTCGAAGCCGGTTGCCGGTTCGAACGAAGTCGCCCAGGTCGGCATCATCTCGGCCAATGGCGACGTGGAAGTCGGTCAGAAGATCGCTGAAGCCATGGACCGCGTCGGCAAGGAAGGCGTGATCACCGTCGAGGAAGCCAAGGGTCTCGATTTCGAGCTGGACGTCGTCGAAGGCATGCAGTTCGACCGCGGCTACCTGTCGCCCTACTTCATCACCAACCCGGAAAAGATGGCGGTCGAGCTTGCTGACCCGTACATCCTGATCCACGAGAAGAAGCTGTCGAACCTCCAGTCGATCCTGCCGATTCTGGAAGCCGTGGTGCAGTCGGGCCGTCCGCTCCTCATCATCGCTGAGGACATTGAAGGCGAAGCGCTGGCGACCCTGGTCGTCAACAAGCTGCGCGGCGGCCTGAAGGTTGCTGCGGTCAAGGCTCCGGGCTTCGGCGACCGCCGCAAGGCCATGCTGGAAGACATCGCCGTCCTGACCAAGGGCGAAGTGATCTCGGAAGACCTGGGCATCAAGCTCGAAAACGTGACCCTGGGCATGCTCGGCACCGCCAAGCGCGTCACCATCGACAAGGACAACACCACCATCGTCGATGGCGCCGGTGATGCCGAAGCGATCAAGGGCCGCACCGAGCAGATCCGTGCGCAGATCGAGACGACCACGTCCGACTATGACCGTGAGAAGCTCCAGGAGCGTCTGGCGAAGCTGGCTGGCGGCGTGGCCGTCATCAAGGTCGGCGGCGCGACCGAAGTCGAGGTGAAGGAGCGCAAGGACCGCGTCGACGACGCGCTGCACGCGACCCGCGCCGCTGTGGAAGAAGGCATCGTCCCTGGTGGCGGCACGGCCCTCCTCTACGCGACCAAGGCTCTCGAAGGCCTCAAGGGTTCGAACGACGACCAGACCCGTGGTATCGACATCATCCGCAAGGCCATCGAAGCGCCGCTGCGCCAGATCGCCCAGAATGCGGGCGTTGACGGCGCCGTTGTCGCCGGCAACCTGCTGCGCGAGAATGACGAGACCAAGGGCTTCAACGCTGCGACCGATACTTACGAGAATCTGGTTGCCGCTGGCGTCATCGACCCGACCAAGGTCGTCCGCGCTGCTCTGCAGGACGCCGCTTCGGTTGCTGGCCTGCTGATCACCACTGAAGCGACCATCGCTGAACTGCCCGCCGACGACAAGGCGCCGATGGGCATGCCCGGCGGCGGCATGGGCGGCATGGGCGGCATGGACTTCTAA
- the yghU gene encoding glutathione-dependent disulfide-bond oxidoreductase, with protein MPETYTPPRVWTWDKDNGGAFASINRPISGPTHDKDLPVGKHPLQLYSLATPNGQKVTIMLEELLEAGKDAEYDAWLIRIGDGDQFGSGFVSVNPNSKIPALMDHGVSPPQRVFESGSILLYLAEKFGAFLPTDPSKRTEVLNWLFWQMGAGPLLGGGFGHFFAYAPEKWEYPINRYAMEVKRQLDVLDRQLANHEYIAGDEYSIADMAIWPWYGGLVLGRAYDAAEFLDAQSYKNVMRWAQQIDTRPAVKRGRMVNKTNGPLEEQLHERHGSSDFQTRTQDKLEGAA; from the coding sequence ATGCCCGAAACCTATACCCCGCCCCGCGTCTGGACCTGGGACAAGGATAATGGCGGTGCGTTCGCCAGCATCAACCGGCCCATTTCCGGCCCGACCCATGACAAGGACCTGCCCGTCGGCAAGCATCCCCTGCAGCTCTATTCGCTCGCCACACCCAATGGGCAGAAAGTGACGATCATGCTGGAGGAGTTGCTGGAGGCGGGCAAGGATGCGGAATATGACGCCTGGCTGATCCGCATCGGCGATGGCGACCAGTTCGGCAGCGGCTTTGTTTCCGTCAATCCGAACAGCAAGATCCCCGCACTGATGGATCATGGCGTGTCGCCGCCGCAGCGCGTGTTCGAGTCCGGGTCGATCCTGCTCTATCTGGCCGAGAAGTTCGGCGCTTTCCTGCCAACCGATCCGTCCAAGCGGACGGAAGTCCTGAACTGGCTGTTCTGGCAGATGGGTGCCGGGCCGCTGCTGGGCGGCGGCTTCGGGCATTTCTTCGCCTATGCGCCGGAAAAGTGGGAATATCCGATCAACCGCTATGCCATGGAAGTGAAGCGGCAGCTCGACGTGCTGGACCGGCAGCTCGCGAACCATGAATATATCGCGGGAGACGAATATAGCATCGCCGACATGGCGATCTGGCCCTGGTATGGCGGTCTGGTTCTGGGCCGCGCCTATGACGCGGCGGAGTTTCTCGATGCCCAGAGCTACAAGAATGTGATGCGCTGGGCGCAGCAGATCGATACGCGCCCTGCGGTGAAGCGCGGACGCATGGTCAACAAGACGAACGGCCCGCTGGAAGAGCAACTGCATGAGCGTCATGGCTCCAGCGACTTCCAGACGCGAACCCAGGACAAGCTGGAAGGGGCGGCGTAA
- the tgt gene encoding tRNA guanosine(34) transglycosylase Tgt, producing MTKPRFSFSVAATDGKARTGTIHMRRGDIRTPAFMPVGTAATVKAMRPAEVRAAGADIILGNTYHLMLRPGAERMARLGGLHGFMGWDRPILTDSGGYQVMSLSALTKMSEEGVAFSSHVDGSKHMLTPERSMEIQRLLDSDIVMAFDECTKNGCTHDEAAKSMERSMRWAKRSRDGFDTGGEHAERAALFGIQQGSLDEGLRRISAEKLIEIGFDGYAVGGLAVGEGQEAMFATLDFAPDMLPADKPRYLMGVGKPDDIVGAVERGIDMFDCVLPTRSGRNGQAFTWAGPLNIRNARFAEDMAPLDPRCGCPVCSTWSRAYLHHLVKAGEMLGAMLMTQHNIHFYQALMQGIRDSISEGRFAAFAADFRRDYKRA from the coding sequence GTGACCAAACCCCGCTTTTCATTTTCCGTAGCCGCGACCGACGGCAAGGCCCGCACCGGCACAATCCATATGCGCCGTGGCGACATCCGCACGCCCGCCTTCATGCCGGTGGGCACCGCCGCCACCGTCAAGGCGATGCGTCCGGCAGAAGTGCGTGCGGCGGGCGCCGACATCATCCTCGGGAATACCTATCATCTGATGCTGCGTCCCGGCGCGGAGCGCATGGCGCGCCTGGGCGGGTTGCACGGCTTCATGGGCTGGGACCGGCCGATCCTGACCGACAGCGGCGGCTATCAGGTGATGAGCCTGAGCGCCCTTACGAAAATGAGCGAGGAAGGGGTTGCCTTCTCCAGCCATGTCGACGGGTCCAAGCATATGCTGACCCCGGAGCGCTCGATGGAAATCCAGCGGCTGCTGGACAGCGATATCGTCATGGCCTTTGACGAGTGCACCAAAAATGGCTGCACCCATGACGAGGCGGCAAAGTCGATGGAGCGATCCATGCGCTGGGCGAAGCGCTCGCGCGACGGTTTCGATACGGGCGGCGAACATGCCGAGCGCGCGGCTTTGTTCGGCATTCAGCAGGGCTCGCTCGACGAAGGACTGCGGCGGATTTCGGCGGAAAAGCTGATCGAGATCGGGTTTGACGGCTATGCGGTCGGCGGTCTTGCGGTGGGCGAGGGGCAGGAGGCGATGTTCGCCACGCTCGACTTCGCGCCGGATATGTTGCCTGCGGACAAGCCGCGCTATCTGATGGGCGTGGGCAAGCCCGACGACATTGTCGGCGCGGTCGAGCGTGGCATCGACATGTTCGATTGCGTGCTGCCGACGCGCAGCGGGCGCAATGGGCAGGCTTTTACCTGGGCCGGCCCGCTCAACATCCGCAATGCGCGTTTTGCAGAGGATATGGCGCCGCTCGATCCGCGCTGTGGCTGTCCGGTCTGTTCGACCTGGAGTCGCGCCTATCTGCACCATCTGGTGAAGGCGGGGGAAATGCTGGGCGCGATGCTGATGACCCAGCATAATATCCATTTCTACCAGGCGCTGATGCAGGGCATTCGCGACAGCATATCGGAGGGGCGCTTCGCTGCCTTCGCCGCCGATTTCAGGCGGGACTATAAGCGCGCCTGA
- a CDS encoding crotonase/enoyl-CoA hydratase family protein — MVDSGQFNSRHEQIGDLSPTQLSPGDDEALAAATESFVSAPRIGQSTLFDLGQIDVRWDAAEESLWAFMTPTNRPNFSMQMLRDVGTWYSETKRLFDSGVLPVKYMIAGSRFPGVFNLGGDLELFAGCIERRDLPSLIKYGHACIDVVHRTWRNADLPVVSVALAQGDALGGGFEALLCFDIVIAERSARFGLPEMLFGLFPGMGAYSILARKLGRMMAERMILSGKVYTAEAMYDMGIVHTLVEDGEGEQAVRDYIAANRAHHAGHVGVYQAGRRVDPLDYAELKDIVENWAECALRIDLKDLRMMRRLASAQTRLVK; from the coding sequence ATGGTTGATTCTGGACAATTTAATTCGAGGCACGAACAGATAGGCGATCTCTCGCCGACGCAGCTTTCGCCGGGCGACGACGAAGCGCTCGCTGCCGCTACGGAAAGCTTTGTTTCGGCGCCACGGATCGGCCAATCGACCCTGTTCGACCTGGGCCAGATCGACGTCCGGTGGGACGCCGCAGAGGAAAGCCTGTGGGCATTCATGACGCCCACGAATCGTCCCAATTTCAGCATGCAGATGCTGCGCGACGTCGGCACCTGGTATTCGGAAACCAAAAGGCTGTTCGACTCCGGCGTATTGCCAGTCAAATATATGATCGCGGGATCGCGCTTCCCCGGCGTCTTCAACCTTGGGGGCGATCTGGAACTGTTTGCCGGCTGCATCGAGCGGCGCGATTTGCCCAGTCTGATCAAATATGGCCATGCCTGCATCGACGTCGTCCATCGGACCTGGCGCAATGCCGACCTGCCGGTCGTATCCGTCGCGCTCGCGCAAGGCGATGCCCTGGGCGGCGGCTTTGAAGCGTTGCTCTGCTTCGACATCGTGATTGCCGAGCGCAGCGCACGCTTCGGTTTGCCCGAAATGCTGTTCGGCCTGTTCCCCGGCATGGGCGCCTATTCAATCCTGGCGCGCAAGCTCGGCCGGATGATGGCCGAACGCATGATCCTGTCCGGCAAGGTCTATACCGCAGAAGCGATGTACGACATGGGCATCGTCCACACATTGGTGGAGGATGGCGAAGGCGAGCAGGCCGTGCGCGATTATATCGCCGCGAACCGGGCCCATCATGCCGGTCATGTCGGCGTGTACCAGGCGGGGCGGCGGGTCGATCCACTCGACTATGCGGAACTCAAGGATATTGTCGAAAACTGGGCCGAATGCGCGTTACGGATCGACCTCAAGGACCTGCGCATGATGCGGCGACTGGCGTCCGCTCAAACCCGGCTTGTCAAATAA
- the groES gene encoding co-chaperone GroES: protein MAFRPLHDRVLVRRVEAEEKTAGGIIIPDTAKEKPQEGEIVAVGTGSKSEDGKVTPLDVKAGDRILFGKWSGTEVKVDGEDLLIMKESDILGVVA, encoded by the coding sequence ATGGCATTTCGTCCGTTGCATGACCGCGTTCTCGTCCGCCGCGTAGAGGCGGAAGAGAAGACTGCTGGCGGCATCATCATCCCCGACACCGCCAAGGAAAAGCCGCAGGAAGGCGAGATCGTCGCTGTCGGCACCGGCTCCAAGTCGGAAGACGGCAAGGTCACTCCGCTGGACGTCAAGGCCGGCGACCGCATCCTGTTCGGCAAGTGGTCGGGCACCGAGGTCAAGGTCGACGGTGAAGACCTGCTGATCATGAAGGAAAGCGATATCCTCGGCGTCGTCGCCTGA
- a CDS encoding TonB-dependent receptor: MSMMKTFARLRDGAALSVFAIVSLSAAPALAQNAPQATPQNSAASDEGETIVVTGSLFRRTNTETPSPVTVLTADTLQKAGITTASDAIRSVSADSAGSIGTGFQSGFSAGGSAVSLRGLGVSSTLVLIDGLRSTNFPINDDGHNAYVDLNSIPFSLVERVEVLKDGASSTYGADAIGGVVNLILKKHFTGIAGSAEAGAAFKGDATHRRADLTIGYGDYDDQGFNFYINGEYQHDGRVTNHSRGFPYNTRDLTSIGGRDTNRNDDSLTGGSNNGTPTAVVTRVNQSDLNNPLSGGTTPLTQNPTQYNALNLNCANGTFTVNTASQVGTSCKYNLEDLYNQIAPLQRRYAFNARLSVRVNDNIEAYLTGMYSNDFVSIKNQPRALRATQPFGGSPSLASNNPGIVLPVYICSAGVNCATAADRRLNPNNPYAAAFANDPANGAARLYYLFGDIPAGSDRTNEVYRFAGGFSGSINDDWNWKIDGVYARDNLKVTQYGFLNIANTLNAINTGAYNFVNPSLNTEAVRNFISPDRTTPSHSEMYSIDASITKKLMDLQGGPLQIAIGGQVRRETLENNNQNAALDTWTLTTSSAFGKHTVSAAYFEIQAPLLTNLEVNASGRYDHYSEGFSHFSPKVGVKFTPIREVALRGTFSKGFRAPTFAESNPRSQFAGFSTFSPPQSFIDAHGGAGNNYTAPYNLGSGLTGNPDLKPEKSRSFTAGAIFEPTRWLSLTVDYYNVKKSDLIVAGPLTGAARTAYYSQSNVTAACAAVAAVGPGYSCNAIDAIDPLFPNALPRILIINAPFVNANYAVTSGIDLSATAKIPLGQDISLTSRLEATHVFQYDLHTSNGVQKYAGTLGPFELSSGNGTPDWRGNWQNTLQINKFSLTATAYYVGRIKAVAADEGSLDLSCAHNLYGTGDAFCHIKSFLYVDMNAQVEVNDRFTFFANVGNIFGAHAPVAPAAYSSNPNFLTTWHYAGLIGRTFKAGASFKF; this comes from the coding sequence ATGTCTATGATGAAGACATTTGCCCGGCTGCGTGATGGCGCGGCCCTTTCTGTGTTTGCCATTGTCAGCCTGAGCGCCGCGCCGGCGCTGGCGCAGAATGCGCCTCAAGCCACACCTCAGAACTCCGCCGCCTCCGACGAGGGCGAAACCATCGTCGTCACGGGATCGTTGTTCCGCCGCACCAACACGGAAACGCCCTCCCCGGTAACGGTGCTGACCGCCGACACATTGCAGAAGGCGGGTATCACCACCGCATCCGACGCCATCCGTTCGGTTTCCGCGGATAGCGCAGGGTCGATCGGCACCGGCTTCCAGAGCGGCTTTTCGGCCGGCGGTTCGGCCGTATCGCTGCGCGGCCTGGGCGTATCCTCGACACTGGTCCTGATCGATGGCTTGCGCTCCACCAATTTCCCGATCAACGACGACGGGCACAATGCCTATGTAGATCTGAACTCCATCCCCTTCAGCCTGGTGGAGAGGGTCGAAGTGCTGAAGGACGGCGCGTCGTCCACCTATGGCGCGGACGCGATCGGTGGCGTCGTCAACCTGATATTGAAGAAGCATTTCACCGGCATCGCTGGGAGTGCCGAGGCAGGCGCAGCCTTCAAGGGCGATGCGACACATCGGCGCGCGGACCTGACTATCGGCTATGGCGATTATGACGATCAGGGCTTCAACTTCTATATCAACGGCGAATATCAGCATGACGGCCGCGTCACCAATCACAGCCGCGGCTTCCCCTATAACACGCGCGACCTGACCTCGATCGGGGGCCGCGATACCAACCGCAATGACGACTCGCTGACGGGCGGATCGAACAATGGCACGCCTACGGCCGTCGTGACCCGCGTCAACCAAAGCGACCTCAACAATCCTCTGAGCGGCGGCACGACCCCGCTTACGCAGAACCCAACCCAATATAATGCGCTGAACCTGAATTGCGCCAACGGCACCTTCACAGTGAACACGGCGTCGCAGGTGGGCACGAGTTGCAAATATAATCTGGAAGATCTCTACAACCAGATTGCTCCGCTGCAGCGCCGCTACGCGTTCAACGCCCGCCTCAGCGTTCGCGTGAACGATAATATCGAAGCCTATCTGACGGGCATGTATTCCAACGACTTCGTCAGCATCAAGAATCAGCCCCGCGCCCTGCGCGCGACGCAGCCCTTTGGCGGATCGCCCTCCCTTGCGTCGAACAATCCGGGCATCGTCCTGCCGGTCTATATCTGCTCTGCCGGCGTGAACTGTGCAACGGCTGCCGATCGCCGACTCAATCCGAACAATCCCTATGCGGCCGCCTTCGCCAACGATCCGGCCAACGGCGCGGCCCGCCTTTACTATTTGTTCGGCGATATCCCGGCCGGTAGCGACCGGACCAACGAGGTTTATCGCTTCGCGGGCGGCTTCAGCGGCAGTATCAATGACGACTGGAACTGGAAAATCGACGGCGTCTATGCCCGCGACAATCTGAAGGTCACGCAATATGGCTTCCTGAACATCGCCAACACGCTGAACGCGATCAATACGGGCGCCTATAATTTCGTGAACCCGTCGCTCAATACCGAAGCGGTCCGCAATTTCATCTCGCCCGACCGGACGACGCCATCACATTCCGAAATGTATTCGATCGACGCTTCCATAACGAAGAAGCTGATGGACCTTCAAGGCGGCCCGCTCCAGATCGCCATCGGCGGTCAGGTTCGTCGTGAAACGCTGGAGAACAACAACCAGAATGCGGCGCTCGATACCTGGACGCTGACAACGTCCTCGGCCTTTGGCAAGCACACGGTTTCAGCCGCCTATTTCGAAATCCAGGCACCGCTTCTCACCAATCTGGAAGTCAACGCCTCGGGCCGGTACGACCATTATTCCGAGGGGTTCAGTCACTTTTCGCCCAAGGTGGGCGTGAAGTTCACACCCATTCGTGAAGTGGCCCTGCGCGGCACTTTCTCCAAGGGCTTCCGCGCACCAACCTTCGCGGAATCCAATCCGCGAAGCCAGTTTGCAGGCTTTTCGACCTTCTCGCCGCCCCAGTCGTTCATCGACGCACATGGCGGTGCGGGTAACAACTATACCGCGCCCTATAATCTGGGTTCGGGCCTCACCGGCAATCCCGACCTGAAGCCCGAAAAGTCACGCAGTTTCACCGCAGGCGCCATTTTCGAACCGACGCGCTGGCTCAGCCTCACGGTTGACTATTACAACGTCAAGAAATCGGACCTGATCGTGGCTGGCCCACTGACCGGTGCTGCACGCACGGCCTATTATTCGCAATCCAATGTCACGGCGGCCTGCGCGGCTGTCGCAGCCGTTGGCCCAGGCTATTCGTGCAACGCCATCGACGCCATCGATCCGCTGTTTCCCAACGCCCTGCCGCGTATCCTGATCATCAACGCGCCGTTCGTGAATGCCAACTATGCCGTAACGTCGGGCATCGATCTCTCCGCCACGGCCAAGATACCGCTGGGCCAGGACATATCTTTGACAAGCCGTCTGGAGGCCACCCATGTCTTCCAATATGACCTGCACACCTCAAACGGCGTTCAGAAATATGCCGGTACGCTTGGGCCGTTTGAACTGTCGTCGGGCAACGGCACCCCTGACTGGCGCGGAAACTGGCAGAATACCTTGCAGATCAACAAATTCTCACTGACCGCAACGGCTTATTATGTCGGCAGGATCAAGGCGGTGGCCGCGGACGAAGGTTCGCTCGACTTGTCCTGCGCGCACAATCTGTACGGAACGGGCGACGCATTCTGCCACATCAAGAGCTTCCTCTATGTTGACATGAACGCACAGGTGGAAGTGAACGACAGGTTCACCTTCTTCGCCAATGTGGGCAATATTTTCGGTGCCCACGCCCCGGTTGCTCCCGCAGCCTATTCCAGCAATCCGAACTTCCTGACCACCTGGCACTATGCCGGGCTGATCGGCCGCACCTTCAAGGCGGGGGCGAGCTTCAAGTTCTGA
- a CDS encoding GNAT family N-acetyltransferase: MSLHPLHRPVWNALNSGWSTLAEGGAKALRIDPRYGPFAAAADGGAEAQTALAALVPQDGEAWIVEPDPIVAPPGTHVLREAMLVQMVAADIHGTSLTLDPVSLGEEDAAEMRTLALMTKPGPFLPLTHRLGHFIGIRDQGKLVAMAGERMRIPGFAEISGVCTHPDHRGKGYAKALMQLVGRAMLARGETPFLHAYAAHEATVALYRTLGFEVRAQMHMMVIGTA; the protein is encoded by the coding sequence ATGTCCCTTCACCCGCTCCACCGCCCGGTCTGGAATGCCCTCAACAGCGGCTGGTCGACGCTCGCCGAAGGGGGGGCGAAAGCCTTGCGGATCGATCCGCGCTACGGCCCCTTTGCGGCTGCGGCGGATGGCGGAGCCGAAGCGCAGACCGCCCTCGCCGCGCTTGTGCCCCAGGATGGCGAAGCCTGGATCGTCGAACCCGACCCGATCGTCGCGCCGCCGGGCACCCATGTTCTGCGCGAAGCCATGCTGGTGCAGATGGTCGCGGCGGACATCCATGGGACTTCGCTTACGCTCGATCCCGTATCGCTTGGCGAAGAAGATGCCGCGGAAATGCGCACCCTCGCCCTGATGACCAAGCCGGGGCCGTTCCTGCCCCTCACCCATCGGCTGGGCCATTTCATCGGGATCAGGGACCAGGGCAAGCTGGTCGCTATGGCCGGAGAGCGGATGCGCATCCCCGGATTTGCCGAAATCAGCGGTGTGTGCACCCATCCCGACCATCGGGGCAAAGGCTATGCCAAGGCGCTGATGCAGCTTGTCGGGCGCGCCATGCTGGCGCGGGGCGAGACACCCTTCCTCCATGCCTATGCCGCGCATGAGGCGACAGTGGCGCTGTACCGGACGCTCGGCTTCGAGGTTCGGGCACAGATGCACATGATGGTGATCGGAACCGCCTGA
- a CDS encoding EAL domain-containing protein, with protein sequence MRARLAPGTQHSAEVQANLVKALYASPASLMSGAIAGGGASLVIAYKAQMPQITVVSILICLVGISRSIASLYFHRELAHQDRPAKPIWGFAYELGAWGYAALLGVLAFVTLTFTDILTLHVLSVGTVAVYAGGISGRNAGRIHVAVGQTCFTMLPTSFGLLLVGGVAYTTLGILCFLMIFAMADITRTTHHIVLDAFQGKYEKSQLALKFERLARFDSLTGVENRMAMHMRLREWFDSRRSDDELMAVMWMDLDRFKEINDSLGHIIGDQLLRLVAERLSRALNRRGHVARFGGDEFILICPGVDRAGAEEIASDLLAEFAPDFEVENYHLNITASMGISVAPEDGRDSDELLQHADMALYRAKHEGRNRHAHFNWEMKERQNRTYELEMGLRTAIANGELALHYQPIFDAVTNRIAICEALMRWEHPVLGRISPAEFIPIAESSSMIEPMTLWALEQACRDAMTWDEDIRVAVNISPALIRGDNLPRGVMAALLQSGLKPRRLELEVTESIFLENDGRTHMILNELRRIGLRLALDDFGTGYSSLGYLRNNIFDTIKVDQSFMRGVGENSRDRAIAQSVAYLARALDVETVAEGIETEEQLRYARETGFTNVQGFVLCKPIPADQLLRRMQGIDGEEVPMEGDRRRA encoded by the coding sequence ATGCGCGCGCGCCTTGCGCCAGGCACTCAGCACAGCGCTGAAGTGCAGGCGAATCTCGTCAAGGCACTCTATGCATCCCCGGCATCGCTGATGAGCGGGGCGATCGCCGGTGGCGGCGCTAGCCTGGTGATCGCCTACAAGGCGCAGATGCCCCAGATCACGGTCGTTTCGATCCTGATCTGCCTGGTCGGAATCAGCCGCTCGATCGCCTCGCTCTATTTCCATCGGGAGCTGGCGCATCAGGATCGACCGGCCAAGCCCATCTGGGGTTTTGCCTATGAACTGGGCGCCTGGGGCTATGCCGCGCTGCTGGGCGTATTGGCGTTCGTCACCCTGACCTTCACCGACATATTGACCCTGCATGTGTTGAGCGTGGGCACCGTGGCTGTCTATGCCGGCGGCATATCGGGGCGCAATGCGGGACGTATCCATGTCGCCGTGGGGCAGACCTGCTTTACGATGCTGCCGACGTCGTTCGGGCTGCTGCTGGTCGGTGGGGTGGCTTACACTACCCTGGGAATCCTGTGTTTCCTGATGATCTTCGCCATGGCGGATATCACGCGCACAACCCACCATATCGTTCTGGACGCGTTTCAGGGCAAATATGAAAAGTCGCAACTGGCGCTCAAGTTCGAACGGCTGGCCCGCTTCGACAGCCTGACCGGCGTGGAAAACCGCATGGCGATGCACATGCGATTGCGTGAGTGGTTCGATTCACGAAGATCCGACGACGAGTTGATGGCGGTCATGTGGATGGACCTGGACCGCTTCAAGGAAATCAACGATTCGCTCGGCCATATCATCGGCGACCAGCTACTCCGTCTGGTCGCCGAGCGGCTTTCGCGAGCCTTGAACCGGCGCGGCCATGTCGCGCGCTTCGGCGGTGACGAATTTATTCTCATCTGCCCAGGCGTCGACCGGGCCGGCGCAGAAGAAATCGCGTCCGACCTGCTTGCCGAATTCGCGCCCGATTTCGAGGTCGAGAATTATCATCTGAACATCACGGCATCGATGGGCATCTCCGTCGCTCCAGAGGATGGCCGCGACAGCGACGAATTGCTGCAACATGCCGACATGGCGCTATATCGCGCCAAGCATGAGGGGCGAAACCGCCATGCTCATTTCAACTGGGAGATGAAGGAGAGGCAGAACCGTACCTACGAACTGGAAATGGGCCTGCGCACCGCCATCGCCAATGGCGAGCTGGCGCTGCATTATCAGCCGATATTCGATGCCGTCACCAATCGCATCGCCATTTGCGAAGCGCTGATGCGTTGGGAGCATCCGGTGCTGGGCCGGATTTCCCCGGCGGAATTCATTCCGATCGCCGAAAGCTCCTCGATGATCGAACCGATGACGCTATGGGCGCTGGAACAGGCATGCCGGGACGCCATGACCTGGGACGAGGATATCCGTGTGGCCGTGAACATCTCGCCCGCGCTGATCCGGGGCGATAATCTGCCGCGCGGGGTCATGGCCGCCCTCCTGCAATCCGGCCTGAAGCCACGCCGCCTGGAACTGGAGGTGACGGAGTCGATTTTCCTGGAAAATGACGGCCGCACCCACATGATCCTGAACGAATTGCGCCGGATTGGCCTGCGGCTGGCGCTCGACGATTTCGGGACGGGTTATTCTTCGCTGGGCTATTTGCGCAACAATATCTTTGACACGATCAAGGTCGACCAAAGCTTCATGCGCGGTGTCGGCGAAAATTCGCGTGACCGCGCCATTGCCCAGTCGGTCGCCTATCTGGCGCGTGCGCTGGACGTCGAAACCGTGGCCGAAGGCATCGAGACCGAGGAACAGCTGCGCTACGCCCGTGAGACGGGCTTCACCAATGTGCAGGGCTTCGTCCTGTGCAAGCCGATACCCGCCGACCAGTTGCTGCGGCGGATGCAGGGAATTGACGGCGAAGAGGTCCCGATGGAGGGGGATCGTCGGCGCGCCTGA